The Bacteroidales bacterium genome contains the following window.
AAGTTTTCTTGTCGGGAGCATTTTCTGGTCATGAGTTTTGCTCAGCTCACTGGCCGGGAAAGCCTCCGTGACATTGAAAACTGCCTGACTGCATTCTCTGGCAAGTTGTATCATTCTGGGATCAGCCAGCCTGTTTCCAAATCGACTTTGGCTGATGCCAATGAAAAAAGAGACTGGCGCATCTATGCCGACTTTGCTCAGAT
Protein-coding sequences here:
- a CDS encoding DUF4372 domain-containing protein, whose product is MYTGKTVFAQLMKFIPEYEFQKCVDEYKGDYRVRKFSCREHFLVMSFAQLTGRESLRDIENCLTAFSGKLYHSGISQPVSKSTLADANEKRDWRIYADFAQ